The following are from one region of the Heptranchias perlo isolate sHepPer1 chromosome 11, sHepPer1.hap1, whole genome shotgun sequence genome:
- the cd247 gene encoding T-cell surface glycoprotein CD3 zeta chain isoform X2: protein MNLNDPKLCYILDGILFVYGIIITALYLKLRLTKAKSKPDDIPANQPNIDDQYQALQKKDQDNYSGLNFNKRSQDTEAGIGAKRNQRDAAAYNDTYSKLNPKNRSEPYGELKPTQQKRRGKGGNDIYQGLSKATQDTYDQLQMQPLSAVPPPPRR from the exons ATGAACCTGAATGACCCTAAGTTGTGTTACATTCTGGATGGAATTCTCTTTGTGTATGGGATTATAATCACTGCTCTCTACCTTAAATTAAGG ctGACCAAGGCAAAAAGTAAACCTGATGATATTCCTGCAAACCAACCGAATATAGATGACCAATATCAA GCCctgcagaagaaagatcaagaCAACTATTCGGGCCTCAACTTTAACAAAAGGAGCCAGGACACAGAGGCTGGAATTGGAGCAAAACGG AACCAGAGAGATGCTGCTGCTTATAACGACACCTATTCT AAACTGAATCCCAAGAATAGAAGTGAGCCTTACGGTGAACTCAAACCAACTCAGCAG AAACGAAGAGGCAAGGGAGGGAACGACATTTACCAG GGACTGAGTAAAGCTACACAAGACACATATGACCAACTGCAAATGCAGCCATTATCAGCTGTGCCTCCACCCCCTCGTCGCTGA